One Lycium barbarum isolate Lr01 chromosome 5, ASM1917538v2, whole genome shotgun sequence genomic window carries:
- the LOC132641369 gene encoding benzaldehyde dehydrogenase, mitochondrial, with amino-acid sequence MAARVFSSRLSRSFTSSFNLLSRGKNSHLRGIAANKYSTAAAFEEPIKPTVNVEHNKLFINGQFVDAASGKTFPTLDPRTGEVIAHVAEGDAEDINRAVGAARKAFDEGPWPRMTAYERSKILLRFADLIEKHNDQIATLEAWDTGKPYEQAAKIEVPMVARLLRYYAGWADKIHGMTIPADGPYHVQTLHEPIGVAGQIIPWNFPLLMFSWKIGPALATGNSIVLKTAEQTPLSAFYVANLLQEAGLPEGVLNIISGFGPTAGAALCSHMDVDKLAFTGSTDTGKAILALAAKSNLKPVTLELGGKSPFIVCEDADIDTAVEQAHFALFFNQGQCCCAGSRTYVHEKVYDEFVEKAKARALKRTVGDPFKSGTEQGPQIDSKQFDKILKYIRSGVDSGATLETGGEQLGEKGYYIKPTVFSNVKDDMLIAQDEIFGPVQSILKFKDVDEVIRRANNSRYGLAAGVFTQNIDTANTLARALKVGSVWINCFDIFDATIPFGGYKMSGQGREKGEYSLKNYLQVKAVVTQLKNPAWL; translated from the exons atggcGGCTCGTGTATTTTCCTCACGTCTCTCTCGCTCTTTCACATCCTCTTTCAATCTGCTTTCGaggg GAAAAAATTCCCATCTGAGGGGAATAGCTGCTAATAAATACAGCACAGCGGCTGCCTTCGAGGAACCCATCAAGCCAACTGTCAATGTGGAACATAATAAACTTTTCATCAACGGGCAATTTGTTGATGCTGCATCAG GAAAGACTTTCCCGACCCTCGACCCCAGGACAGGAGAGGTAATTGCACATGTTGCTGAAGGTGATGCGGAAGATATTAATCGGGCAGTTGGTGCTGCTCGTAAGGCTTTCGATGAAGGACCATGGCCCAGAATGACTGCTTAT GAAAGGTCAAAGATATTGTTGCGCTTTGCTGATCTGATTGAAAAACATAACGATCAAATTGCAACACTCGAGGCTTGGGACACTGGGAAGCCATATGAACAGGCTGCTAAGATTGAAGTACCAATGGTTGCACGTTTACTCCGTTATTATGCTG GCTGGGCAGATAAAATTCATGGTATGACTATTCCTGCTGATGGACCATATCATGTTCAAACATTGCATGAACCAATCGGGGTTGCTGGTCAGATTATCCCATGGAATTTTCCTCTTCTCATGTTTTCTTGGAAGATTGGCCCAGCTTTAGCTACTGGCAACAGTATCGTGCTAAAGACAGCTGAGCAGACCCCATTATCTGCATTCTATGTAGCAAATCTATTGCAGGAG GCTGGGCTGCCTGAAGGTGTTTTGAATATCATATCTGGTTTTGGTCCCACAGCTGGTGCTGCTCTCTGTAGTCATATGGATGTGGATAAG CTTGCTTTTACTGGATCAACAGATACAGGAAAAGCTATACTTGCATTGGCTGCTAAGAGCAATCTTAAGCCTGTGACTTTGGAACTTGGAGGGAAATCCCCTTTCATTGTTTGTGAGGATGCTGATATTGATACAGCCGTTGAACAAGCTCACTTTGCTTTGTTCTTTAATCAG GGGCAATGTTGCTGTGCTGGCTCTCGGACCTATGTTCACGAGAAAGTCTATGATGAATTTGTGGAGAAGGCAAAGGCACGTGCCTTGAAACGCACAGTTGGTGATCCGTTTAAATCAGGCACTGAGCAGGGTCCTCAG ATTGATTCAAAACAGTTTGATAAGATCTTGAAGTACATTAGATCTGGTGTTGATAGTGGAGCTACTCTTGAAACTGGTGGTGAGCAACTTGGTGAAAAGGGATATTATATTAAGCCCACAGTTTTCTCTAATGTTAAG GATGATATGCTGATTGCACAGGATGAGATTTTTGGTCCAGTGCAGTCAATCTTAAAATTTAA GGATGTTGATGAAGTGATAAGGAGAGCTAATAATAGTCGATATGGTCTAGCTGCTGGAGTATTTACGCAGAACATTGACACTGCAAACACCTTGGCACGAGCCTTGAAAGTTGGGTCGGTATGGATTAATTGCTTTGATATCTTTGATGCTACAAT